The genomic interval GCAGCTCCCCATTAACCAGGTCAGACCCCAGGGTCCACGAACCCTGTCTCCAGGCTGTGGACCCCAAACCAGATCCTTCACTCATTCAACCTGGTACCCTTCCTTGGGCGTCTCCCCTAGGAGGCATCCCTAACCCTCTCAGTCCTCAGGGTCCTTCAGTTTGTATCACTTGTGCTCAAGGTGCATCTGGTAACTTACACTGACACCCTCctcacacacgcgcgcgcgcgttGCAGGAGAACCTCAGCAGAAATAGTAGCGAAGAGAAAAAGGCAGAGCCAGGATGAGCATCAGTTTTGTGCTCCCGGACCCAGACTCTGGGACCGCAGGCGCGGGCGAAGACAACCCACAGCTGGGCACGGGACCTGCTCCCGACCCGGGCGCAGTTCTGTGCGCAGCCACCAGATGACTCCCGGCTCTCATCGGCAGGGCTTGTAGTTGGGCGCAGTGGCCGCCAGATGGTGCCCGAGGCCCTGGCTCCGAGGGCAGTGCCCAGACCTGGTAGAGCGGAGATGGGGCGGGCCTTGCGGACAGTAGCTTCAGCACACGTGACGCGCCACCATCTCCGGCCGCCTCCTCCCCGCGCCATGACCCAGCCGGTGCCCCGGCTCTCTGTGCCCGCTGCGTTGGCCCTGGGCTCGGCCGCGCTGGGCGCTGCCTTCGCCACTGGCCTCTTCCTGGGTGAGCAGGGCCGGGCGGCGGCACCTTCCGCAGAGCCCCCGCGGGCGGGCAAACGGGCGGGAGCAGACGGAGGGTGCGGAGCAGAGCCCGCGAATCCACGCAGGTGGCTGCAGTTCTGGGTAACCACCGAGCACCCTGACCCAGCACTCTCTCCTGGCAGGGAGACGGTGGCCCCCATGGAGATTCCGACGAGAGCAGCGCCTGCTTCCGCGCGAGGACAACCCCCTGTGGCAGTACGTGCTCAGCCGCTCCATGCGGGAGCACCCGGCGCTGCGGAGCCTGCGGCTGGTCAGCAGGGCCGGCTGGGGCGGGCCCGAAGGGTCCCACGTGGCTGTGACCTTCGGCTTCCCGGGGCGGGGCGCGGCGGGCAATCCCTGAGGCCCGATCCCCCAGGCCACTCCCAGCGCCGCGCCCtcgggggctgggggtggggtgatgACCCGCAGGGCTGGTGTCCCCTTCTCCGTACACACAGCTGACCCTAGAGCAGCCGCAGGGCGATTCCATGATGACCTGTGAGCAGGCCCAGCTTCTGGCCAACCTGGCGCGTCTCATCAAGGCCAAGAAGGCGCTTGACCTGGGTAGGGTACGCGGCGGGCATCACTGGGGCCGAGTCTCCGGGTCCCCAACTCTCGGCTGAACCTGTCCGTGTCCCCGTCCCCAGGCACTTTCACAGGCTACTCCGCCCTGGCGTTGGCCCTGGCGCTGCCCCCAGAAGGGCGCGTGGTGACCTGCGAGGTGGACGCGAGGCTCCCAGAGCTGGGGCGACCCCTGTGGAAACAGGTGAGCGTCCCACGCCACTGGGCCCGCCAGCTTATGGCCAGAGGGCGCGCTGACTGACCCCGCTCCTTCCGCAGGCCGAGATGGAGCACAAGATCGACCTTCGGCTGAAGCCTGCCCTGGAGACCCTGGGTGAGCACTGCAGCAGGAAGGGCCTTGGCGCTGTTTCCCAAACTGGGCCGCTGGGCGCGAGCTAGTGACCAGGTGTGCTGGGCGGGCACAGGGAACTGACAGAGCCCCCACTGCGGCCTGCCGACCTCACGGCATGAGGCTGCGTGAAGGGGTGGCCCGCCCCAGCCGGCTGCCATCCGTCACAGCACCCGTGCCAGCCTGGGCAGGGGCTTCCGGCCGCCGACTGCCCACTCAGCCccatctgcctccctcccctgcaAGACGAGCTGCTGGCGGCCGGCGAGGCCGACACGTTCGATGTAGCGGTGGTAGACGCGGACAAGAACTGCACAGCCTACTACGAGCGGTGCCTGCAGCTGCTGCGACCCGGAGGCGTCCTAGCTGTAGTCAGCGTAAGGGGAAGAAGCCAGTCCCCTCTCCGGGCGCAGTCCGGGTCTTACCCCCGTGCCCCGCCCTATGCCCCACCCAGTCATCCATAGGCTCCTCCCCTCAGGTCCTGCGTCGAAAGCTCTGGCCCCGCCCCTCCTGATGGCTGTCCCCCTCCACAGGTCCTGTGGCACGGAGAGGTGCTGCAGCCTCAGCAGGGAGACGAGGTGACCGAGTGCGTGCGAAACCTAAACGAGCGCATCCGGCGGGATGTCAGAGTCCACATCAGTCTCCTGCCGCTGGGCGACGGTCTCACCTTGGCCTTCAAAATCTAGGGCTGGCCCTTAGCCAGTGGGCTCGAGGGAAGGAACCCAGCAGCCGAGGCATTGATCTTGAGTTTGAAATCCGACAATAAAGTGGGGCTGAGACACGCGAACTAAGCTTGGGTACCTGGTGCTGAATGGGGGAAGTAAGGTAGGCCCAGTGCAACCTTCTCAATGAAAGTGGGTCTTGAGGTCATATCCCTCGCTGGGGAAGTCCTGAGAACCCCCACGTGCCAGTCCTATGGCCCCCCTGAAGGGACTCCAGCGGGCAGAATGCAGGTTATAGTTTTGATTGACTGGGCCACATGCAATAAACAGGCGGACACCCCGGCTCTGCAGGTTCACCTCCACTCCACAGACAAGGGCTGAGAACCAGAATAGTTTGGTCTCACTCAGGGCAGCTGGGATTGGTGGAGCCACCTGGGCAGACCAGGTTGTCAGTACTTTTTATAGATTGCACAGTTCTGACAGTTTGCCCATGTTTTCACAGAACTGTCAGCTCCCCAGCCTCACCTCGATGCTAGAGGTCGTAGTCAATGGACAACTCTAGGAACCAGGCCCTAAAACTGAGGACCTCCAgcttgaatatatatgtatatcctgCCCTCCCCCGTATGTCCTGAAGGAAGGTGAGAAAGATCACTGGCCAGGGGGGTGTGAAGACAGGCCTATAGGTAGCAGACCATATATATGGCAATTTTAGAAAAGGATAAACAAAAGAACTTCAGTCTTTCCAGCGCCATCTATTAAGGGAGAGGGAGCCAGGCTTTACTGAGCACCTTCCAACCAGGTGCTTAGCTGTTTAAATCTCTCCATCCCACAGGAAAAGGTTCTGGCCACTAACATTGCCTCAGGCAGGAACTGCATTAGCATTAGAATACAATGCTACAGCCCTGGTAGTGGAAGTGTAACAAGAATTGCTGAAGGCCACAGGCAGCCACAGCTGGTAGTTTTTTTGGACAATCTTCTTCGGGGACCTGGCTGTAAACATACCCCTTTCTCTCTGAACTCATAAAAGCATATTAAGGTGCACATGGGTAAATTTAAACAGATCCCTGGCCAGGAGGACAACTGGTTAACTAAGGGGCAAGCAGGCTATGAAACCAGGTTTCCTCCCTGCAGGGCACTGCCAGCAATGGTTTGAAGTTATCTGGTCTATCTGACATTTCTCTTATGTATCCTGAGTACTAGACTTGCTTTCACATTTAGCTTCCATGGACATCTTAGCAGTTTTTCTTACCTACCCAACAGATCCTGACTCAAGTTGGTTCAAACTCCAACCGTCTATCAGTCACATGTCTGAAGAAGGCCTTTCAAGCTTCAAATTGTTCTTCAGGTCTAGTATTATAGAtgtgttgaacagtttgttaAGGGAGAGATTTTCTTCAAACTATCTTCTCCCAAAAGAAAATTTGCTCTTTACTATTAGTGTCTACCACTCATGCCCAGGCGAAGGCCAATGGGCAGATGGCCTGGTCTCCCACTTAGGCTCAGCTTTTCAGTGTCTACTTTGAAGATATGAGTAATGACCCTCACTAGGTCCCGTGTACACCCTCCAGCCCCCACAGTCCCTCAGGTTCCTGACACCTGTCTACTTGTTCCATATCTACATCTCCTTTTCATTGTAACATTCAGCACTAGCCTTCATTTTCCTTTGTCACTTCTTCTCTAACTCCTCCTGGTTGACACAATGTAGTTCTGCACAAACTTACAAACTGAAAAGTATAAAAGCGTGTATCCTCTTATTTTATTGTAGTCTTAATTTAAAAGTTCATGGAATTATTCTAAAGACAGAGGGCTCTGTGGCACATTATTTTGGTAAAGAGCAAAATGCTCACCAGAAAAATAACGTATTAGCTAGATACTGGGGAGATCTGGCCCCTAGCTGgcaaaaattttttaactttacaaaTACTTGGAGtcattaataattatatttgttttattcataatttGTAATGTTCTGGGATACCAAAATTCTAACGATGGCtgaattaaacaaaaatgttttaaccTCGTCTTAAAACATCCACTGATCCATCTCATTCACTGGCAATATTCAATGTTTAAAGGAACATAAAAAACATGCACGCAATTGCACAGTTTTCATAAAGGTCTATTTCATTATTGGTGGGTAGCGCATTTAAcagttaaatacatttaaataatgtATAGGTGACGGCACAACCGCAGCATTGGTAACTAGATAGATAACCAATTCAACTAGAAACCAACTAACAAGTAActgtctaaatatttaaaatacagctCTTGTTTGATCATCCTTTGTTTCGATCACCTTCTTGGGGAGAAAAGAGCCTGCTGGTCACAATGGAAATATATTAAGGCCAAATCTTCTGATATCCATTCCCAAAGGTTTCTTTTCAGCTAGATTaagcctccaactccagggcaaGCCCAAGTTTGTGGCCTCCAGCATTAATGCTCTTCCCATCTACGAGTGCAGACAGTGTAAGCTTCACACCTGTAAACAAAAGCAAACCACCATGACATGCCTGAAACACCAGTCTCAGTCTTCGTCAATAACCACCCAGAGCCTGTCAGTTGACCACAAACAGCCACCAGAGGGTGCTTGGAAAGATCTGAGACATCAGAAAAACTGGGCTGGGAAAGCACCACATAAGCAGCACTGTTGGTGCTCAGTAAGGCACCAAGTCACAAAgcataaaaatgttaatgttttatGATCTGCATGCTAGGGCTGATGTGTCTATGTCcacaaaacatatatttttttgaagtatattcgaaaaaggccaggcgcagtggctcacacctataattctagcactctgggaggctgaggcaggtggattgcattagctcacaggttcaagatcagcctgagccagagtgagacctcatctccaaaaaatagccggctttATGATGGGCaccttaatcccagctacttgggagactgaggcaagagaatcacttgagaccaagagtttggagttgcttgacaccatggtactctagcaagggtgacaaagtgagactctgcctcaccaaaatatatatatatatagtaaatgtTGTAATTGGTGAATGTGGAGAAAGAGTATACTATTGTTCACTGTACCATTCTTTTGACTTTTCTTTAGGTTTCAAAATAGTCAAAATAAAGTGTGAAGGAAAACCCTACTGGAGGGGGGGAAAGTTCCTGGTAATTTAGAACCTTACTGGGTCGAATGGCCAAGAACCAGCCATCACCTGGGAACTCCTTAGAAGTAAAGAAGCTCTCTCACACCAGACCCTGAAGATCAGAATCTGCTTTTCGACAAGATTCCCAAGGTGAGTAAAGCGCACATTGAAGTTTAAGAAGAGCTGCTTGCTCTGAAGAACACAGCAAGGTTCTAAATATTATGCAAAGTAAACAAGACTACACACAGGAACAATGAGTGAACTTtgataaaataaagatatacaaGATATTTCAGACACGAGAGAGGAAAATGAATAGGGAATGGAGAAATAGCTGGGGGATGTGCCATGATAGATACAAGTTCCAAATGGCCcagcaaaaagcaaaacaaaaaaggaacataAACTTGTGGCAAAGGTTAAGTATGTATTTATTGCACTCTTCTTATAACTCTTTTGCATGCTTGAAAGGTTTCCAAAATAAGAAgctaagaaatgaaaacttattttaaaatactgtcaaAACAATCCTACTTGATCAAGAATACTTACCAGGCCTCAGAGTTTGAGTGTAGCCCACTCCAATTAAACTAGAGTTGTTGACTTTTgcctaaaataaaattcaaaaacaactgtaaaaatatatacatatatatttgaatgGAGAGACAAAGACCCTATATGTTTCCCCACGATATAATCATGCAGTATTGAGCTTTTTATTCATATATGAGCTAATATATTACAATTTAACATCTTATGTTAATCCAAACAAAAGCAAGTATGCTTAATTATTGTCCATTCAACTCAAAATCAAACTGTCAGGACACAATACTCCACCTGATATCCATCGGAATGTGTCCAAAGACCTCAAACTTCCCATATAACACAAGTGCCTAAGCactctaataaaaaaattgtccTTTTGTTGAGACTAGTCTAGTACTACAAAGCCAGGCCAAAGTGTGGCTGTCCACTAGGCTCACTAGAGGTGAGGCACACTTACCCCCAAATGTACGGTGTTTAAATCTGAGACTTAGTTATACGCATTACTATTTTCAGGGCTCTTTCTTAAGAATCAAAACCATAAACGTCAGAAAAATCTCCAAATGGCAAGCACTTCTGATCATTCAGATCATGTAACAATCTTTTACTTCACATTCTCACACCTCTCATTAATGATGTTGGTTTCTGGCTGCATATAAATAACCTGACTCTGCTTGAGAGGAGATTCCAAGGGGGCATCATTTACTAACTCAAAGGACCCTGCCTTCTTTGCATAATCCCAGcatttcagaatttatttataGACTTTGAAGCACTGGAAGGAACCCTGGAGAACAAGACATATTAAGGAGAAGCTCTTTCCAGTTCCATTCTCTACCACCGGTAACAGCTCTAAGCCATACCAGAGACCTATGACTATAAAAGGAGACACCTGCCCCACCTCGAGAGCCTAAATTGTTTAGACAGACAATTATGCTCTTCAGCATTAAGGTAACTAACGGCCTCTGGGAGCAAAACAGATTTGGagattgtaggataatatttagaaataaacatatcctacatcaagcgcagaaagtaaattcagtgtgagtttaaaatgacttgcttttcttccagaggcttaagggacctggacccccgtGGGctacacgcagagttggcttccctggagttattccataagccatttctctgaagctgtacaccccgtgaagcctgagatcaaagggcttgctgcccttcctcagagatacgggccagagggttgacatatgttaacaacatattgtcagaggtctataggtgctctgccctgaggagaagacacagtcattacttcttactgagtaaactgagtgaatgcttgaaaatatttttccattaactctgttcccctgtggctactttcttctttatgattttgtttacataccTGCCcggagattagtcagtgtctagaagaagatgtttaccgcaaaagtgattgtgttgatgtggtaacaggatatttcctttttagttgatttcagataggtaaattgaggtcatggtgaaaataacagataatagattgtgtacatgactagaaaggtataaaatcaaacccctaaataaagatcttcgctacacgccatctcatttcgtgtagtctgtttcttgatttaataattacaggagcgagtttatacccacggcaaagctgctgttccttcgcgtctccggtcacgcaacagaGATGATGAGACGTCTACACTCTTAACATCAAGGCAGTTGGATtcaagctccttttttttttttttttgagacagtctcactatgttgcccttggtagagtgctgtgacatcacagctcacagcaacctcaaactcttgggctcaagcaattctcttgcctcagcctcccaagtagctgggactacaggaacccaacacaatgcccagctacttttgttgttgttgttcagctattttcttttgtttagccggcccaggccaggttcgaacccaccagtcctggtgcatgtggccagtgctctaaccactgacctataggcaccaagccaagttcCTATTTTTAACAGTGATGGAACTGTGATGGGGTAGAAAAAGCAAACTCAGTTTCTCCCACTATACTCACACAAGATGGATTCCCCACACATGAAGCAAGCAATAAATTCTGCAGCAAATACCAGCTGGGTATTGTCTAACTTGATGAAATCTAGAGATACCGTAAGATCCCACAGGTTGGGGGTTCCAAAACCAGGTAAATACAACATACTTGTTTAGAGACCTGCCACCCAACGCGTAATAGTGTTGTTAAGAAGACCTTTGTTCTAAACcccattaatttctattttactcATCCTATTTCTAAAGAAATGTTGCTCTTCCTTTTAGTTTCACCTCAACATTGTTTTCTTTACTTACCTTCTTCTAAAAATTTCCACCAGCCTGGGGTAGGAAGTCCTCAGACTCTCCCCTGGGCCTTTCACCATTCTTTTGTTGATTAACCTAATGTTTTGATTAGCATCTGTAAGGTCCAGGAGGGGAAGGCAAGACACCAAAGCAGATGAGGCTTCCTAAGGtggcttttttggggggtgtcACTGTAAGGTTATGTGGAGTTATCCGCATTAAAGGGGCACCCTTAACCACAATCTGGGTAATAGGCATATTCAAATAACGGGTGACTATTCTAGTCATCAAAAAGCCAGTCCCACATGGCTTGCATATGAAGAGTATCAGCTGCTTCACCTGGGGTGTTCCACTTGGCATTTGTTTACAGTTGAGGTAGGCAGTCTCCCTTGGGATAAGCACACTTTACAGAGGCTTTAATCCAATCCACCACATGGGCTGTTCtggcccccatagctcagtgggttaaggcgccagccacatacgc from Nycticebus coucang isolate mNycCou1 chromosome 3, mNycCou1.pri, whole genome shotgun sequence carries:
- the COMTD1 gene encoding catechol O-methyltransferase domain-containing protein 1 isoform X1, yielding MVPEALAPRAVPRPGRAEMGRALRTVASAHVTRHHLRPPPPRAMTQPVPRLSVPAALALGSAALGAAFATGLFLGRRWPPWRFRREQRLLPREDNPLWQYVLSRSMREHPALRSLRLLTLEQPQGDSMMTCEQAQLLANLARLIKAKKALDLGTFTGYSALALALALPPEGRVVTCEVDARLPELGRPLWKQAEMEHKIDLRLKPALETLDELLAAGEADTFDVAVVDADKNCTAYYERCLQLLRPGGVLAVVSVLWHGEVLQPQQGDEVTECVRNLNERIRRDVRVHISLLPLGDGLTLAFKI
- the COMTD1 gene encoding catechol O-methyltransferase domain-containing protein 1 isoform X2, whose amino-acid sequence is MVPEALAPRAVPRPGRAEMGRALRTVASAHVTRHHLRPPPPRAMTQPVPRLSVPAALALGSAALGAAFATGLFLGRRWPPWRFRREQRLLPREDNPLWQYVLSRSMREHPALRSLRLLTLEQPQGDSMMTCEQAQLLANLARLIKAKKALDLGTFTGYSALALALALPPEGRVVTCEVDARLPELGRPLWKQAEMEHKIDLRLKPALETLGPVARRGAAASAGRRGDRVRAKPKRAHPAGCQSPHQSPAAGRRSHLGLQNLGLALSQWARGKEPSSRGIDLEFEIRQ